In the genome of Terribacillus sp. FSL K6-0262, one region contains:
- a CDS encoding 2-keto-4-pentenoate hydratase yields MTEQTEQTEQVRKEALAAQLLKVYETGDPMDFISRQYELTPEQAYEVQETFVSVRAERTGKVKKGHKISMTSPATQALFGATEPAYGTLFDDTIHTGDTEVELASMMSPLLEPEIVFVLKEDLSIGAGEEEILEKSILSAGIEIPDSRFADWFPKFQLADLICDNGVTGKVVVSDKGRDDLTMTEVERIKLTLTLDGKDIGTGFASEVMGNPVTSVAWLTQKLAAKNISLKEGMAISSGTFLSPVPLGTGRYEADFSLLGKVRLQVI; encoded by the coding sequence ATGACGGAACAGACGGAACAGACGGAACAGGTCAGGAAAGAAGCGTTGGCAGCTCAATTGCTGAAAGTATATGAAACGGGGGACCCGATGGATTTTATCAGCCGTCAGTATGAGCTGACACCAGAGCAAGCCTATGAAGTGCAAGAGACATTTGTTTCAGTGCGGGCGGAACGGACTGGAAAAGTAAAAAAGGGACACAAAATCAGTATGACAAGCCCGGCCACGCAGGCGTTATTCGGGGCAACGGAGCCAGCTTACGGCACGTTATTCGATGATACGATACATACGGGGGATACAGAAGTGGAGCTTGCTTCCATGATGTCCCCGTTACTCGAGCCGGAGATTGTATTTGTCTTGAAAGAGGATTTGAGCATTGGAGCAGGAGAGGAGGAAATCTTGGAGAAGAGCATTCTGTCTGCAGGCATAGAAATTCCTGACTCCCGTTTCGCTGATTGGTTCCCGAAATTCCAGCTGGCTGATTTGATTTGTGACAATGGTGTAACAGGAAAGGTGGTTGTCTCCGATAAAGGGAGGGATGATCTGACCATGACGGAGGTGGAACGAATCAAACTGACATTGACACTTGATGGTAAAGATATCGGTACAGGGTTTGCTTCGGAAGTAATGGGGAATCCCGTCACTTCAGTTGCGTGGCTGACACAGAAACTAGCCGCCAAGAATATTTCCCTGAAAGAGGGGATGGCAATCAGTTCCGGAACTTTCCTATCACCGGTTCCATTAGGGACAGGAAGATATGAGGCCGATTTTAGCCTGTTAGGGAAAGTGAGACTGCAAGTTATTTAA
- a CDS encoding DUF2306 domain-containing protein, producing MMKKIQMSAVIVLAVGIAGYSIVQYGIIGLDRAGFILQKVSLGEVISSMWKWMLAVHIVTSIFALVLGPFLLMNRNKQKDKLHKQLGYLYTAGVTGGGLSGLYLAYYATGGVIAQTGFGMLAFLWLITVFLAIRAAAQRKIAQHRHWIMINYSLTFAAVTLRIWLGIFMLLFGPSLYEVYYPYIAWLCWVPNILLLVLYLKRKTTFVY from the coding sequence ATGATGAAAAAGATCCAAATGAGTGCTGTAATAGTGCTGGCTGTCGGGATTGCGGGTTATTCGATTGTTCAATATGGAATCATAGGCTTGGATAGGGCAGGTTTCATTTTACAGAAAGTGAGCCTTGGTGAAGTTATCTCGAGTATGTGGAAGTGGATGCTTGCTGTTCATATTGTCACCAGTATTTTCGCGCTTGTACTTGGTCCTTTTCTGCTGATGAACAGGAACAAGCAGAAGGATAAGCTCCACAAGCAATTAGGTTATCTCTACACAGCGGGAGTAACCGGAGGGGGATTATCCGGCCTGTATCTGGCTTACTATGCCACCGGCGGAGTAATTGCACAAACAGGCTTTGGAATGCTTGCTTTCCTATGGCTGATCACTGTTTTCCTTGCCATCCGAGCTGCTGCCCAACGGAAAATAGCCCAGCATCGGCACTGGATCATGATCAATTACAGTCTGACATTCGCAGCCGTGACCTTGCGCATCTGGCTGGGGATATTCATGCTCCTTTTCGGTCCTTCCCTCTATGAAGTGTATTATCCGTATATTGCCTGGTTATGCTGGGTGCCGAATATATTGCTGCTTGTTCTTTATCTTAAACGAAAAACCACCTTTGTATATTGA
- a CDS encoding TetR/AcrR family transcriptional regulator produces the protein MAELTKDKIIQQARKLFIEQGYEKVSMREIAKHLGCSHGALYYHFKNKTALFSEVLDYYFQELNSIIDRIMQQEEGDKMQDLFMEYIRFGLDHPHQYELMFMLKNKEMDSLMQRPATESFERFEAAVKVAGGINPQNGEIYSLFLALHGFVSLHLHRAANFEAAAKAAGRYVDFLRKTI, from the coding sequence ATGGCAGAACTAACGAAGGATAAGATTATACAGCAGGCTAGGAAGCTATTCATCGAACAAGGTTATGAAAAAGTATCGATGCGGGAAATTGCTAAGCATTTAGGCTGCAGCCATGGTGCATTATATTATCACTTCAAGAACAAAACTGCTTTGTTCTCCGAGGTGCTGGATTATTATTTTCAAGAACTGAATAGTATTATCGATCGAATCATGCAGCAAGAAGAGGGCGATAAGATGCAGGATTTATTCATGGAATACATCCGATTCGGGCTCGATCATCCGCATCAGTATGAGCTGATGTTTATGCTGAAAAATAAAGAAATGGACAGCTTGATGCAGCGGCCGGCGACAGAAAGCTTCGAACGATTTGAAGCAGCCGTGAAAGTAGCGGGCGGCATCAATCCGCAGAATGGAGAAATTTACTCGCTATTTCTTGCTCTTCATGGATTTGTATCTCTTCATTTGCATCGCGCAGCGAATTTTGAGGCAGCAGCGAAAGCAGCTGGAAGATATGTCGATTTTTTAAGAAAGACCATTTGA
- a CDS encoding NADPH-dependent FMN reductase translates to MKVVGISGSIVGSKTKAALSLLWEEMVKAYPDAEHVLLDLADYELQFSDGRNYLDYPGDTGYVTKQIMQADILFIGTPIFQASIPGTLKNVFDLLPPQALRDKVAGIVVTAGSAKHFLVAEQQLKPILSYMKAHLVSTYVFVEEKDFLNGKIMNDDVHLRLQRLVEDAFDLAEAQAAVRAKKEAEYDF, encoded by the coding sequence ATGAAAGTCGTAGGTATTTCAGGCTCGATTGTCGGGTCGAAGACAAAAGCGGCATTGTCTTTGCTGTGGGAAGAAATGGTCAAAGCCTATCCGGATGCGGAACATGTTCTATTGGATTTGGCAGATTATGAGCTTCAATTCAGTGATGGGAGAAACTACTTGGACTATCCAGGTGATACGGGATATGTGACCAAGCAGATCATGCAAGCTGATATCCTATTTATCGGTACGCCGATTTTCCAAGCATCCATTCCGGGAACGCTGAAAAATGTATTCGACCTCCTGCCCCCGCAAGCATTGCGTGATAAGGTTGCAGGTATCGTGGTCACTGCCGGATCCGCCAAGCATTTCCTCGTGGCAGAGCAGCAGCTGAAACCAATCCTGTCCTATATGAAGGCACATCTTGTATCGACATATGTCTTTGTGGAAGAAAAGGATTTCCTGAACGGAAAAATCATGAATGATGATGTGCATCTCCGGCTTCAGCGGCTGGTTGAAGATGCTTTTGACTTGGCGGAAGCACAAGCAGCCGTGCGAGCGAAAAAAGAAGCGGAATATGATTTTTAA
- a CDS encoding LLM class flavin-dependent oxidoreductase translates to MEKYRIDPSKGMEFGIYTLGDHLADPRTGDRISAKERIQQIIRLAQLADQAGIDFFSVGESHQPYFASQAHAVILSAIAQATEKIKIGSSSTIISTSDPVRVYENFATIDLISNGRAELIAGRASRVGLFELLGYDLHDYEALFEEKFDLLLQINEEEIVNWSGEFRRALRNAEVLPRPVNGSLPIWRAVGGTPASAIKAGHAGVPMTVAMLGGPASVFKQTIDAYREALTARGFDPAQLPVATTGFFYAAETTQEALRDYYPHINEGMKKTNGQGFPKQLFAQGADHRSIINVGSPQQIIEKILYQHEQFGHQRYLAQLDFGGVPFEKMERNIEYIGSEILPAIRKYTKQGGAEK, encoded by the coding sequence ATGGAAAAATATCGTATCGATCCAAGTAAAGGGATGGAATTCGGCATCTACACATTAGGGGACCATTTGGCAGATCCGCGAACAGGAGATCGGATCTCCGCCAAGGAAAGGATCCAGCAGATCATACGTCTGGCTCAGCTGGCAGATCAGGCGGGGATCGATTTCTTCAGCGTTGGTGAAAGTCATCAGCCCTACTTTGCATCCCAGGCACATGCTGTCATATTGTCAGCTATCGCGCAAGCAACGGAAAAAATCAAAATAGGGAGTTCCTCGACTATCATCAGTACCTCAGATCCCGTTCGGGTGTATGAAAACTTTGCAACGATCGACCTGATATCGAATGGAAGGGCGGAGTTGATTGCCGGCCGTGCATCCCGGGTCGGACTGTTTGAATTGCTGGGCTATGACCTGCATGATTATGAAGCGCTGTTTGAAGAAAAGTTCGATCTGCTTCTTCAAATAAACGAGGAAGAAATCGTCAATTGGAGTGGGGAATTCCGCAGGGCATTGCGAAACGCAGAGGTGCTGCCTCGGCCAGTCAATGGCTCTTTGCCGATCTGGCGTGCTGTTGGAGGAACGCCAGCCAGTGCCATAAAAGCAGGCCACGCAGGAGTTCCGATGACAGTAGCCATGCTTGGCGGCCCAGCTAGCGTATTCAAGCAAACAATCGATGCTTACCGGGAAGCATTGACGGCACGTGGATTTGATCCAGCCCAGCTGCCGGTGGCAACGACCGGCTTCTTCTATGCGGCAGAAACGACACAGGAAGCACTGCGCGATTATTATCCGCATATCAATGAAGGTATGAAAAAGACAAATGGCCAAGGATTCCCGAAACAGTTATTTGCCCAAGGCGCCGATCATAGGAGTATAATCAATGTCGGCAGTCCGCAGCAGATCATCGAGAAAATTCTTTACCAGCATGAGCAGTTCGGACATCAGCGTTATTTGGCGCAGCTCGATTTTGGCGGTGTACCTTTTGAAAAGATGGAGCGCAACATCGAATATATCGGTTCGGAAATCCTGCCGGCAATAAGGAAATATACAAAACAAGGAGGTGCGGAGAAATGA
- a CDS encoding helix-turn-helix domain-containing protein, whose amino-acid sequence MKEMPAEIEPEMCKVTDALGILVGKWKPVILLHLLKNGTQRFNELKRSLPGITQKMLTNQLRELEEEDIIERKVYAQVPPKVEYSITDYGRSLEPILHAMHEWGAKHTIHKQSKKNEQAEAK is encoded by the coding sequence ATGAAAGAAATGCCTGCAGAAATTGAACCGGAAATGTGTAAGGTGACAGATGCACTAGGTATCCTTGTCGGGAAATGGAAACCCGTCATCCTGCTGCATCTGCTTAAGAATGGCACGCAGCGCTTCAATGAATTGAAACGCAGTTTGCCCGGTATCACGCAGAAGATGCTGACAAACCAGCTGCGTGAATTGGAAGAAGAAGACATCATCGAGCGCAAGGTCTACGCACAGGTCCCTCCGAAAGTCGAATATTCCATTACTGACTACGGACGAAGCCTCGAACCGATTCTGCATGCGATGCATGAATGGGGAGCCAAGCATACGATTCATAAACAATCAAAGAAAAATGAGCAAGCGGAAGCAAAATAA
- a CDS encoding FMN-dependent NADH-azoreductase: MNVLVVKANNRPASEAISSKMYETFMHEIEGAENLSVTTYDVFAEDTPYFGQELFDAFGKVQNGAELNDTEQRLLAAKQKAMDLLTAADVVVFAFPLWNLTIPAKLQTFIDYVYAAGFAFKYDAEGNMIQLMTDKKAIFLNARGGVYSAPEAAPMDMSLNYMRNVFGGIFGMEIIDEVIIEGHNASPDQAASIIEAGLAQVKEAAARLKNQV; the protein is encoded by the coding sequence ATGAACGTATTAGTAGTCAAAGCAAATAACCGCCCGGCTTCCGAGGCGATTTCCAGTAAAATGTATGAAACTTTCATGCATGAAATTGAAGGTGCGGAAAATCTTTCTGTCACTACTTATGATGTGTTCGCAGAGGATACACCATACTTCGGCCAAGAGTTGTTCGATGCTTTCGGTAAAGTACAAAACGGTGCGGAACTGAATGATACAGAGCAGCGTCTGTTGGCTGCAAAACAAAAAGCGATGGATCTTTTGACAGCAGCTGATGTTGTTGTATTTGCATTCCCGCTTTGGAACTTGACGATTCCAGCTAAATTGCAGACATTCATCGATTACGTGTATGCTGCTGGTTTTGCATTCAAGTATGATGCAGAAGGCAACATGATCCAATTGATGACTGATAAGAAAGCGATCTTCCTGAATGCACGCGGAGGCGTATACTCTGCACCTGAAGCTGCACCGATGGATATGTCCCTGAACTACATGCGTAATGTATTCGGTGGTATCTTCGGAATGGAAATCATTGACGAAGTGATCATCGAAGGACATAATGCTTCTCCTGACCAAGCAGCATCCATCATTGAAGCTGGTCTTGCACAGGTGAAAGAAGCAGCAGCACGTTTGAAAAATCAAGTATAA
- a CDS encoding DUF3231 family protein has protein sequence MGILSGNPQDEPLHYGEVFGLWSFVLAGNKMIANHQMLLNHVGDDDLKKLLGEAIDGAQAEVKQVSEILRANGVALPPAAPEPPKVDLESIPVGARFIDPDVAATASAGVAAGLVSCSTMMGQAIREDVAMMFGQFHTNKAMLGAKFLKLLKEKGWLIPPPLHQEKKD, from the coding sequence ATGGGAATCTTGAGCGGAAACCCGCAGGATGAGCCATTGCATTATGGTGAAGTATTTGGGTTATGGTCATTTGTTCTGGCAGGAAATAAGATGATTGCCAATCATCAAATGCTTTTGAATCATGTCGGCGATGACGATTTGAAGAAATTGCTTGGTGAAGCAATTGATGGAGCGCAGGCAGAGGTCAAGCAGGTATCGGAAATACTGAGGGCAAATGGCGTCGCACTGCCTCCGGCAGCACCGGAGCCGCCCAAAGTGGATCTTGAATCGATCCCGGTCGGTGCGCGTTTTATCGACCCGGATGTAGCAGCTACTGCATCGGCAGGTGTTGCTGCCGGCCTTGTCAGCTGCAGTACGATGATGGGGCAGGCCATCAGGGAAGATGTAGCTATGATGTTTGGACAGTTCCATACAAATAAAGCGATGCTAGGTGCAAAGTTCCTGAAGCTACTGAAGGAAAAGGGCTGGTTGATCCCGCCACCATTGCATCAGGAGAAAAAGGACTAA
- a CDS encoding SDR family oxidoreductase: protein MKMLVTGATGKLGSKVVKKLMETVPSENIAVSVRNPGKADSLRAKGVEVRRGDFDEPASLDEAFAGIDRLLLISADGDNETRIRQHTQAVEAAVRANVKFIAYTSLVNAQESDLFLAPTHKATEQAIMDTGIPYAFLRNNWYFENEAASVQGVLAGAPWVTSAGDGKVGWALQQDYAEAAAAVLTGEGHENKIYELSGPLLSQEEIAAEAGEVLGKDVQLQQVDDQAYARIMKEAGVPEFLLPMLVDIQKGIREGALEVPSDDFEKLLGRPLTPLRKGIEAIKEQA, encoded by the coding sequence ATGAAAATGCTGGTAACTGGCGCCACTGGTAAGCTTGGCAGCAAAGTTGTAAAGAAACTGATGGAAACGGTTCCTTCGGAGAACATCGCGGTAAGTGTCCGCAATCCAGGGAAAGCAGATTCCCTTCGTGCCAAGGGAGTGGAGGTGCGCCGCGGGGATTTCGATGAACCCGCTTCCCTGGATGAAGCGTTTGCCGGAATCGATCGTCTTTTGCTCATATCCGCAGATGGAGACAATGAAACACGGATTCGTCAGCATACACAAGCGGTGGAGGCAGCTGTAAGGGCAAATGTGAAATTCATTGCTTACACAAGTCTTGTAAATGCGCAGGAAAGTGATTTATTCCTGGCTCCGACGCATAAGGCAACAGAGCAAGCAATCATGGATACAGGGATTCCTTATGCTTTCCTGCGAAATAATTGGTATTTTGAGAATGAAGCGGCAAGTGTTCAAGGTGTGCTGGCTGGTGCACCGTGGGTAACGTCTGCGGGAGATGGGAAAGTAGGCTGGGCCCTGCAGCAGGACTATGCTGAAGCTGCAGCAGCTGTACTGACCGGGGAAGGTCATGAAAACAAGATTTATGAGCTTTCCGGCCCACTGCTTAGCCAGGAGGAAATCGCCGCAGAAGCAGGGGAGGTCCTTGGCAAGGATGTCCAGCTGCAGCAAGTCGATGACCAAGCATATGCACGAATCATGAAAGAAGCAGGTGTTCCGGAGTTCCTTCTTCCGATGCTCGTCGATATCCAAAAAGGAATCCGGGAAGGTGCCTTGGAAGTACCAAGCGATGATTTTGAAAAATTACTTGGCAGACCATTGACACCGCTTCGTAAAGGAATCGAGGCAATAAAAGAACAAGCTTAG
- a CDS encoding M20/M25/M40 family metallo-hydrolase, with the protein MSAYEQIRKLGESIYANPELGYKEDRTKQIVIDFLKDCNPESIIQEFSTTGLRTTLGEGKPMHIAFLAELDAVYAPSHFRSDPETGAAHNCGHYTQVAIALALYRQLVEAKAYEQFDFTLSFIFVPAEEYLDLAYRDELIQKGVITHYGGKPEAMKLGIFDDIDVSICVHAIGGEFAKRTIEIDCDLAGFLYKRYTFKGRSTHAGFDPFSSINAYNMSTLFHTAISLGRQQLDEKEKVRLNPIVMESDMSTNVIPNHIKVGTDLRTLSTPYMQTVAKRLDAAAQGSAMALQGEVDIDTQMGYLPFQQDRYLSTFVKAAFEENEQIEAILEGNSISAAGDIGDLSFMMPCIQIGYSGFTGTIHGDDFIDIDPEYIYEIFPRFLYQVLEKMNGKIDRSKLYKRTYQQYVRQIQDILGEKGEYGIEA; encoded by the coding sequence TTGAGTGCATACGAGCAAATCAGGAAGTTGGGGGAATCCATTTACGCAAACCCGGAGTTGGGGTACAAGGAGGATCGCACTAAACAAATTGTGATCGATTTTCTGAAGGACTGCAATCCGGAAAGCATCATTCAGGAGTTCAGTACTACTGGTCTGCGGACGACACTTGGAGAAGGGAAGCCTATGCATATTGCTTTTTTGGCTGAGCTGGATGCCGTCTATGCACCTTCACATTTCCGCTCAGACCCAGAAACGGGAGCAGCTCACAACTGCGGCCATTACACGCAAGTTGCCATCGCACTGGCACTTTATCGGCAGCTAGTCGAAGCGAAAGCATATGAACAATTCGATTTCACGCTGAGTTTCATTTTCGTTCCGGCTGAGGAATACCTGGACCTTGCTTATCGTGATGAACTGATCCAAAAGGGCGTCATCACCCATTATGGCGGCAAACCCGAAGCGATGAAGCTTGGTATTTTCGATGATATTGATGTGAGCATCTGTGTTCATGCAATCGGCGGGGAATTTGCGAAAAGGACGATTGAAATCGATTGTGATTTAGCAGGATTTTTATATAAGCGATACACGTTCAAAGGCAGATCAACGCATGCCGGTTTCGATCCTTTTTCTTCCATAAACGCTTATAATATGTCCACTTTGTTCCACACGGCGATCAGTTTAGGGCGTCAACAGCTGGATGAAAAGGAAAAAGTCCGTCTCAATCCGATAGTGATGGAATCGGATATGTCGACGAATGTCATCCCGAATCATATTAAAGTCGGCACGGATTTACGTACACTCTCAACTCCGTATATGCAAACTGTCGCAAAGCGCTTGGATGCTGCAGCACAAGGCAGTGCAATGGCACTGCAGGGCGAAGTGGACATCGATACACAAATGGGGTATCTGCCATTCCAGCAGGACCGTTATTTGTCCACCTTCGTAAAAGCTGCTTTTGAAGAGAATGAACAAATCGAGGCGATTCTCGAGGGCAACAGCATCAGTGCTGCTGGCGATATCGGGGATCTATCGTTCATGATGCCCTGCATCCAAATCGGCTACAGCGGTTTTACCGGTACGATCCATGGTGATGATTTCATCGACATTGATCCGGAATATATCTATGAAATCTTTCCGCGATTCCTATACCAAGTACTGGAAAAAATGAATGGCAAGATTGATAGAAGCAAGCTGTATAAAAGGACTTATCAGCAGTATGTAAGGCAGATCCAAGACATTTTGGGGGAGAAGGGGGAATATGGGATTGAAGCGTAA
- a CDS encoding helix-turn-helix transcriptional regulator, which yields MSIQIFILSKLMEDNTYPYKLKKQLSEPIPLDKLGGLTESKLYYHFDSLAKQGLIEAVEIIKEEHRPDKQVFQITAKGRQELPKKIYKVMKNAEKISDMVVCLANIKYVDRDKVVSILEDKLEKITERWEEVQAYDKLVQRDEDKEQFIDFVSGYVTTRTEHTIHWMKELIKRVKQGDF from the coding sequence ATGTCCATTCAAATTTTCATACTCAGCAAATTAATGGAGGATAATACGTATCCTTACAAATTGAAAAAGCAGCTATCAGAGCCTATCCCCTTGGATAAGCTTGGCGGATTGACAGAAAGCAAACTTTACTATCATTTTGATTCGTTAGCAAAGCAAGGATTGATCGAGGCGGTTGAAATCATCAAAGAAGAACATCGTCCCGATAAGCAAGTATTCCAGATTACAGCTAAGGGTCGCCAAGAGCTGCCGAAAAAGATTTATAAGGTCATGAAAAATGCAGAGAAGATAAGTGACATGGTTGTTTGCTTGGCTAATATCAAATATGTCGATCGGGATAAAGTTGTAAGTATCCTGGAAGATAAGCTGGAAAAGATTACGGAGCGCTGGGAGGAAGTCCAAGCATACGATAAGCTTGTCCAAAGGGATGAAGATAAAGAACAGTTCATCGATTTTGTCAGCGGCTATGTAACGACAAGAACTGAACATACCATTCATTGGATGAAAGAATTGATCAAGCGAGTGAAACAAGGGGATTTTTAA
- a CDS encoding ABC transporter permease yields MKFSQFLKNKGAIAAIFMGILYAIFMLGIFLPGYSAIPGNVDQLKVAIINDDGGEVGSAIADQLSENLPFQDIETDLTNKEALKDLEKNNLALVVHIPENFSENVQSGETSSSIDFTINEAGATTVSSTMTQVVGQINDQLSAQFSKQTAEGVLMNFHVPENQAAALSDKIETAYQGNIVTINEMPDGMNNNMLPMFLTMAGYVGAMIGAMQLVGAFKESKGKASRTRLFLYVQLTALMIAVLGGLVATGIVYLVNDPGGDVYFGMLGQQILNYMVCFNFTAIFIFLLGQGGMLLNLPVLLTQTLANGATISRDMMYAPYEWMSHISPMYYSVQAYFANLFGSTSPSPFIWSMAAVGAAAMLINIIIVAFLHKTKADEGTNADEGTEVIKATV; encoded by the coding sequence ATGAAATTTAGCCAGTTCTTAAAAAATAAAGGTGCTATTGCAGCTATTTTCATGGGAATCTTATATGCAATTTTCATGCTCGGGATTTTCCTGCCAGGTTATTCGGCAATTCCAGGCAATGTAGACCAATTAAAGGTCGCCATCATCAATGATGACGGCGGGGAGGTTGGTTCGGCCATTGCAGACCAGCTATCGGAAAATCTGCCTTTCCAGGATATCGAAACAGATTTGACGAATAAGGAAGCGTTAAAAGATTTGGAGAAAAACAACTTAGCCTTGGTCGTACACATCCCTGAGAATTTCTCGGAGAATGTACAAAGCGGAGAGACATCCTCCAGTATCGATTTTACGATCAACGAAGCTGGGGCAACCACAGTTTCTTCCACAATGACCCAAGTCGTCGGACAGATCAATGATCAATTGAGTGCACAATTCTCCAAGCAGACTGCTGAGGGTGTATTGATGAACTTCCATGTACCGGAGAATCAAGCTGCTGCTTTGAGTGATAAAATTGAAACTGCATATCAAGGAAACATCGTGACGATCAACGAAATGCCGGATGGTATGAATAACAACATGCTGCCTATGTTCTTGACAATGGCTGGCTATGTCGGTGCGATGATTGGTGCGATGCAATTAGTAGGGGCATTTAAAGAAAGTAAAGGAAAAGCAAGCAGAACGCGTCTATTCCTATATGTTCAACTGACAGCATTGATGATTGCGGTATTGGGCGGATTGGTTGCGACGGGAATCGTCTATTTGGTGAATGATCCAGGCGGCGATGTATACTTCGGTATGCTGGGGCAGCAAATCTTGAACTATATGGTATGCTTCAACTTCACAGCAATCTTCATCTTTTTGCTTGGTCAAGGCGGTATGCTGTTGAACTTGCCAGTATTGCTGACGCAGACATTGGCGAATGGTGCCACTATCTCCCGTGATATGATGTATGCTCCATATGAATGGATGAGTCATATTTCACCTATGTATTATTCTGTTCAAGCTTACTTTGCCAACCTATTCGGAAGCACAAGTCCAAGTCCATTCATCTGGTCGATGGCTGCAGTGGGAGCAGCAGCGATGCTCATTAATATCATCATCGTTGCTTTCCTGCACAAAACAAAAGCCGATGAAGGCACCAATGCCGATGAAGGGACAGAAGTTATTAAAGCGACAGTTTAA